A window of Rhodococcus sp. SGAir0479 contains these coding sequences:
- a CDS encoding 5-oxoprolinase/urea amidolyase family protein: MTAKCTVLRPGMATTVQDYPGRTGYWQIGVPPSGPMDDLSLRLGNLAVGNSEGAPGFEALMGGPALRFDEPTHVCVTGAPTRVTVDGAVVPQWRPVLVPAGGVLDVGTVAGPGLRVYVLIAGGIDVPEFLGAAATFTLGRFGGLDGRTLREGDVLALGDAPTSAPVAVPSDAVPALSERWELAVTEGPHGAPEFFTREDIDTLYRTDYEVHFNSDRTGVRLIGPQPDWARPDGGEAGLHPSNIHDNAYSIGALDFTGDTPILLGPDGPSLGGFVCPVTVVAADRWKLGQLAPGNTVRFVPVRSTHAASRRELGPGRRAALPAVLSTGGDGDDGVLARRDGDTAVTYRRSGDDNVLVEYGEMTLDLGLRARVHALHQHLDAHRPAGLLDLTPGIRSLQVRVDPDVLPVPALLGLLAEAEEQIPAANELVVPSRTVRMPLSWDDPATREAIARYMHGVRADAPWCPWNIEFIRRMNGLDSVNDVFDTVFGAEYMVLGLGDVYLGAPVATPLDPRHRLVTTKYNPARTWTPENAVGIGGAYLCIYGMEGPGGYQFVGRTTQVWNHRHPGSAAPFEEGTPWLLRFFDRISWYPVDPDELLDLRADLAAGRGPGGIEIVDGSFSLAQHQRFLADNAAPIEAFRATQAVAFADERHRWAAAGEFARR, translated from the coding sequence ATGACCGCCAAGTGCACGGTGCTGCGGCCCGGGATGGCCACCACGGTCCAGGACTACCCGGGCCGCACGGGCTACTGGCAGATCGGGGTGCCGCCGTCCGGCCCGATGGACGACCTGTCGCTGCGGCTCGGCAACCTCGCCGTCGGAAACTCGGAGGGCGCACCCGGTTTCGAGGCGCTGATGGGCGGGCCGGCACTCCGGTTCGACGAGCCCACCCACGTGTGCGTCACCGGCGCTCCGACACGCGTCACGGTCGACGGCGCGGTGGTACCGCAGTGGCGGCCGGTGCTCGTGCCCGCCGGGGGAGTGCTGGACGTCGGCACTGTCGCCGGGCCGGGGCTGCGTGTCTACGTCCTGATCGCCGGCGGGATCGACGTCCCCGAATTCCTCGGGGCCGCAGCGACGTTCACGCTCGGCCGGTTCGGCGGCCTGGACGGGCGGACGCTACGCGAGGGCGACGTCCTGGCGCTCGGGGACGCGCCGACGTCCGCGCCGGTCGCCGTCCCGTCCGACGCCGTCCCGGCCCTGTCGGAGCGCTGGGAGCTCGCGGTCACCGAGGGCCCGCACGGTGCCCCCGAGTTCTTCACCCGCGAAGACATCGACACGCTGTATCGCACCGACTACGAGGTGCACTTCAACTCCGACCGGACGGGCGTGCGGTTGATCGGCCCCCAGCCGGACTGGGCGCGACCGGACGGCGGGGAGGCGGGCCTGCATCCGTCGAACATCCACGACAACGCGTATTCGATCGGTGCCCTGGACTTCACCGGTGACACCCCGATCCTGCTGGGCCCCGACGGCCCCAGCCTGGGCGGCTTCGTGTGCCCGGTGACGGTCGTGGCGGCCGACCGGTGGAAGCTCGGACAGCTCGCGCCCGGCAACACGGTGCGGTTCGTGCCGGTGCGATCCACGCACGCGGCGTCCCGGCGGGAGCTGGGCCCGGGCCGACGCGCAGCGCTGCCCGCCGTGCTCTCGACCGGCGGCGACGGCGATGACGGCGTGCTGGCCCGGCGCGACGGCGACACGGCGGTGACGTACCGCCGCTCGGGTGACGACAACGTCCTGGTCGAGTACGGCGAGATGACCCTCGATCTGGGTCTGCGCGCCCGGGTGCACGCGCTGCACCAGCACCTCGACGCCCACCGCCCCGCCGGGCTGCTGGACCTCACGCCGGGGATCCGGTCGCTGCAGGTCCGCGTCGACCCCGATGTCCTGCCGGTGCCGGCGCTGCTGGGGCTGCTCGCGGAGGCCGAGGAGCAGATCCCCGCCGCGAACGAACTGGTGGTGCCGAGCCGGACCGTGCGGATGCCGTTGTCGTGGGACGACCCGGCCACCCGCGAGGCCATCGCCCGGTACATGCACGGCGTGCGCGCGGACGCGCCGTGGTGCCCGTGGAACATCGAGTTCATCCGCCGGATGAACGGCCTCGATTCGGTGAACGACGTCTTCGACACCGTGTTCGGCGCCGAGTACATGGTGCTCGGGCTGGGCGACGTGTACCTCGGGGCGCCGGTGGCGACTCCGCTCGATCCGCGACACCGACTGGTCACCACCAAGTACAACCCGGCCCGGACCTGGACTCCGGAGAACGCGGTCGGCATCGGCGGCGCCTACCTGTGCATCTACGGCATGGAAGGCCCGGGCGGTTACCAGTTCGTCGGGCGCACCACGCAGGTGTGGAACCACCGGCACCCGGGCTCGGCGGCCCCGTTCGAGGAGGGGACGCCGTGGCTGCTGCGCTTCTTCGACCGGATCTCCTGGTACCCCGTGGATCCGGACGAGTTGCTGGACCTGCGGGCCGACCTGGCCGCCGGGCGGGGACCGGGCGGCATCGAGATCGTGGACGGGAGTTTCTCGCTGGCCCAGCACCAGCGCTTCCTCGCCGACAACGCTGCGCCGATCGAGGCCTTCCGCGCGACGCAGGCGGTCGCGTTCGCCGACGAGCGCCACCGGTGGGCCGCCGCGGGCGAATTCGCGCGCCGCTGA
- a CDS encoding MFS transporter, translated as MAARPVTAPPRPAQATPRRSSALITAVLCLCGTLVSLQQTLVVPLLPDLRHILGVSADNAFWLVTVTLLTAAVATPIVSRLADMVGKKRMMLVAMTTMVSGSLLAAVGGTFVTVLVGRGMQGFASSLIAVGIGILRDELPREKVPAATALMSATLGMGSALGLPLAGVIYPHLGWHAVFWISAAAGAVMLTAVAVVVPESEVRSPGRFDILGALILSIALTGLLLGISKGGAWGWSSGRTLGCFVLAAVVLAIWVPYQLRVTDPMVNLRTSARRPVLLTNTASMIVGFAMFANMLATTQQLQMPEGTGYGFGLSVLTAGLCMVPAGLSMVVFSPLSAKITTRFGARVTLITGALILAVAYVVRFTFNGSIALIVLGAMVVNIGTAITYSAMPILIMQSVPVTETAASNGLNSLLRSIGTSTSSAVVTALLTAMTVDIAGVHLPTLDAFRAVFAVAGCMALLAAAVAWFIPRMPRTVRTATVVEASAGAQAETAS; from the coding sequence TTGGCAGCACGACCCGTCACCGCTCCGCCTCGACCGGCGCAGGCCACGCCGCGCCGGTCGAGTGCGCTGATCACCGCGGTGCTCTGTCTCTGCGGAACCCTGGTGTCGCTGCAGCAGACACTCGTGGTGCCGTTGCTCCCGGATCTGCGGCACATCCTGGGCGTGAGCGCCGACAATGCGTTCTGGCTGGTCACCGTGACGCTCCTGACGGCCGCGGTGGCCACTCCGATCGTCTCGCGCCTGGCCGACATGGTCGGCAAGAAGCGAATGATGCTCGTGGCGATGACGACCATGGTCAGCGGCTCGCTGCTGGCCGCGGTGGGGGGCACGTTCGTCACGGTGCTCGTCGGGCGCGGCATGCAGGGCTTCGCGTCGTCGCTCATCGCGGTCGGCATCGGAATCCTGCGGGACGAGTTGCCGCGGGAGAAGGTGCCCGCGGCCACGGCGCTGATGAGCGCGACGCTCGGCATGGGCAGCGCGTTGGGGCTGCCGCTCGCCGGCGTCATCTATCCGCACCTGGGATGGCACGCGGTGTTCTGGATCTCGGCGGCCGCCGGTGCCGTCATGCTCACCGCGGTCGCGGTGGTGGTGCCCGAATCCGAGGTGCGCTCGCCGGGACGCTTCGACATCCTCGGTGCGCTCATCCTGTCGATCGCACTGACCGGCCTGCTCCTGGGCATCTCCAAGGGCGGCGCGTGGGGGTGGAGCAGCGGCCGCACCCTCGGCTGCTTCGTGCTCGCGGCGGTGGTGCTCGCGATCTGGGTTCCCTACCAGCTGCGCGTGACCGATCCCATGGTCAACCTGCGGACCTCGGCGCGGCGCCCCGTCCTGCTCACCAACACGGCGTCGATGATCGTCGGTTTCGCGATGTTCGCGAACATGCTCGCCACCACCCAGCAGTTACAGATGCCGGAGGGGACGGGCTACGGGTTCGGGCTCAGCGTGCTGACCGCCGGGCTGTGCATGGTCCCGGCAGGCCTGTCGATGGTGGTCTTCTCGCCGCTCTCCGCGAAGATCACCACGCGCTTCGGCGCGCGGGTCACGCTCATCACCGGCGCGCTCATCCTCGCCGTGGCCTACGTCGTGCGCTTCACCTTCAACGGATCGATCGCGCTCATCGTGCTGGGTGCGATGGTGGTGAACATCGGAACCGCGATCACGTACTCGGCCATGCCGATTCTCATCATGCAGTCCGTGCCCGTCACCGAGACCGCGGCCTCCAACGGGCTCAACTCGCTCCTGCGCTCGATCGGCACGTCCACCTCCAGTGCGGTGGTCACGGCGCTGTTGACCGCGATGACGGTGGACATCGCCGGCGTCCACCTGCCGACGCTCGACGCGTTCCGCGCGGTGTTCGCGGTCGCCGGGTGCATGGCGCTGCTCGCCGCGGCGGTGGCGTGGTTCATTCCCCGCATGCCGCGGACCGTCCGGACGGCCACCGTCGTCGAGGCGTCCGCCGGGGCGCAGGCCGAGACGGCGTCGTGA
- a CDS encoding TetR/AcrR family transcriptional regulator, with amino-acid sequence MSGTSTRDNVLAAARRLFAERGYTATTIKDVAELAGCSPAMVMKMMGSKAELYKAAAPTLPSAADDPHFHEDEAPGYRLVRNIVQRRDGDESEPWVMMPLLIHEAPDRASAEADARDRYIRGISAKIGDTSADKLPTQMVVAALLGLAGGIRTVGLLPTDAIDSEELIRRYGAVVQAIIDGAVAP; translated from the coding sequence ATGAGTGGAACGTCCACGCGTGACAACGTCCTCGCGGCGGCCCGCCGGTTGTTCGCCGAGCGGGGTTACACGGCGACCACGATCAAGGACGTCGCCGAACTGGCGGGCTGCTCGCCCGCGATGGTGATGAAGATGATGGGCAGCAAGGCCGAGCTCTACAAGGCGGCCGCGCCCACACTGCCGTCGGCCGCGGACGACCCGCACTTCCACGAGGACGAGGCGCCCGGATACCGGTTGGTGCGCAACATCGTGCAGCGCCGCGACGGCGACGAGTCCGAGCCGTGGGTGATGATGCCGCTGCTGATCCACGAGGCGCCGGACCGCGCGTCCGCCGAGGCCGACGCGCGCGACCGCTACATCCGCGGAATCTCCGCCAAGATCGGCGACACGTCGGCGGACAAGCTGCCCACGCAGATGGTGGTGGCGGCACTCCTCGGACTCGCCGGCGGGATTCGCACGGTCGGATTGCTGCCGACCGACGCGATCGACTCGGAGGAGCTGATCCGCCGCTACGGCGCCGTGGTGCAGGCGATCATCGACGGGGCGGTCGCGCCGTAG
- a CDS encoding M23 family metallopeptidase, which produces MAGSRWRGGVRRMVAGVVAAAGLTAGLAIATGPTASAQPALPPLPIGSAEVTDFLNQATSVVGNVAGAIQSFQSMDFGSSSGLPLGSLGLGGVGRPAAGPVSQHFGGGHYGIDIAAPMGAPILAAADGVVINSGPASGFGLWIRIRHNDGTVTTYGHNDVNFVSVGQRVSVGQRIGNVGNRGNSTGPHLHFEVDLPGGIKADPIPWLAARGVFMF; this is translated from the coding sequence ATGGCGGGTTCGAGATGGCGTGGCGGTGTTCGGCGCATGGTGGCCGGCGTCGTGGCAGCGGCCGGGTTGACGGCCGGCCTGGCGATCGCGACCGGTCCGACGGCGTCGGCGCAGCCCGCGCTTCCGCCGTTGCCGATCGGGTCGGCCGAGGTCACGGACTTCCTCAACCAGGCGACCTCGGTCGTCGGAAACGTCGCCGGTGCGATCCAGAGCTTCCAGAGCATGGACTTCGGCTCCAGCTCGGGTCTGCCGCTCGGCAGCCTCGGCCTCGGCGGTGTCGGGCGGCCGGCGGCCGGTCCGGTGTCGCAGCACTTCGGGGGCGGCCACTACGGCATCGACATCGCCGCACCGATGGGCGCTCCGATCCTCGCCGCCGCCGACGGTGTCGTGATCAACTCCGGGCCGGCATCCGGGTTCGGGTTGTGGATCCGGATCCGGCACAACGACGGCACCGTCACCACCTACGGGCACAACGACGTCAACTTCGTCTCCGTCGGTCAGCGGGTGTCGGTGGGTCAGCGGATCGGCAACGTCGGTAACCGCGGCAACTCCACCGGCCCGCACCTGCACTTCGAGGTGGACCTGCCCGGCGGCATCAAGGCCGACCCCATTCCGTGGCTCGCCGCGCGCGGCGTGTTCATGTTCTGA
- a CDS encoding RidA family protein has product MTRKNISSGSEWEPRIGYSRAVRIGNQIAVSGTTAPGATLEEQTRGALTTIAASLSEAGASLSDVIRTRMYLRDMSKWEEAALAHGEVFGEIRPATTILEVSALIDSELLIEIEADAVVTD; this is encoded by the coding sequence ATGACCCGAAAGAACATCTCGTCCGGCTCCGAGTGGGAGCCCCGGATCGGCTACTCGCGCGCCGTCCGGATCGGCAACCAGATCGCCGTGTCCGGCACCACCGCGCCCGGGGCGACCCTCGAGGAGCAGACGCGCGGCGCCCTGACGACGATCGCCGCGTCGCTGAGCGAGGCGGGCGCCTCCCTCTCCGACGTCATCCGCACGCGGATGTACCTGCGCGACATGTCGAAGTGGGAGGAGGCAGCCCTCGCTCACGGTGAGGTGTTCGGGGAGATCCGTCCCGCCACCACGATTCTCGAGGTGAGCGCGCTCATCGACTCCGAACTGTTGATCGAGATCGAGGCCGACGCCGTCGTCACCGACTGA
- a CDS encoding Rv2578c family radical SAM protein, translating to MRWQGQTLEANDGALPGLERAGLMRSVRTPEFDGVTFHEVLCKSALNKVLEESAMPFRFTVNAYRGCTHACRYCFARPTHEYLDLDSGRDFDTQVVVKMNVAAVLRKELARRSWKREHVALGTNTDPYQRAEGRYRLMPAIIGALTESRTPFSILTKGTLLHRDLPILRQAAERVPVGIGISLAIHDAELQKAVEPGTPTPRARLDLIRAVTDAGLPCNVMVAPVMPYLTDSTAHLDGLLSAIADAGATGVTIMPMHLRGSTRGWFLNWLASEHPALVRRYRQLYGRGAYVTPEYKTWLKARVDPMVEKYGLGGRSEHRRTAAGERELVGAGAAPDPTLF from the coding sequence ATGAGGTGGCAGGGACAGACGCTCGAGGCCAACGACGGCGCGCTCCCCGGGCTCGAACGGGCGGGGCTGATGCGCAGCGTCCGGACTCCCGAGTTCGACGGGGTGACGTTCCACGAGGTGCTGTGCAAGAGCGCCCTCAACAAGGTCCTGGAAGAATCGGCGATGCCGTTCCGGTTCACCGTGAACGCGTACCGCGGCTGCACCCACGCCTGCCGGTACTGTTTCGCCCGGCCCACGCACGAGTACCTGGACCTCGACTCGGGCCGGGACTTCGACACCCAGGTGGTCGTCAAGATGAACGTCGCCGCCGTGCTGCGCAAGGAGCTCGCGCGCCGGTCGTGGAAGCGGGAGCACGTCGCGCTCGGCACCAACACCGACCCGTATCAGCGTGCCGAGGGTCGCTACCGGCTGATGCCGGCCATCATCGGCGCCCTCACCGAGTCGCGGACGCCGTTCTCGATCCTGACCAAGGGCACGCTGCTGCACCGGGACCTGCCGATCCTGCGGCAGGCCGCGGAGCGGGTGCCCGTCGGGATCGGGATCTCGCTCGCGATCCACGACGCCGAGCTGCAGAAGGCCGTTGAGCCGGGGACCCCGACGCCCCGGGCCCGCCTGGACCTCATCCGGGCGGTCACCGACGCCGGGCTGCCGTGCAACGTCATGGTGGCGCCCGTGATGCCGTACCTGACCGATTCGACGGCGCACCTCGACGGGCTGCTGTCGGCGATCGCCGACGCCGGCGCCACCGGTGTGACCATCATGCCGATGCACCTGCGGGGCAGCACCCGCGGGTGGTTCCTCAACTGGCTGGCGTCCGAGCATCCGGCGCTGGTACGCCGCTACCGGCAGCTCTACGGCCGTGGCGCGTACGTCACCCCCGAGTACAAGACCTGGCTGAAGGCCCGCGTCGACCCGATGGTCGAGAAGTACGGCCTGGGCGGGCGATCGGAACATCGGCGGACGGCCGCGGGGGAGCGCGAACTCGTCGGGGCCGGGGCGGCCCCGGACCCGACGCTGTTCTGA
- a CDS encoding acetyl-CoA C-acetyltransferase, whose product MSEAYIIDAVRTSVGRRNGALASIHPIDLGATLIRSAMARTDLDPAAVDDVVLGCVDAIGGQAGNIARSAWLAAGMPEEVPGTTVDRQCGSSQQALHFAAQAVMSGTADLILAGGVQSMSRIPISAAMTAGREFGFEDPFSGSIGWRRRYGDEEVSQFHGAELIAEKWGISREDMERWALRSHERAHTAAAEGRFAREIVAVGDVTTDECPRETSLDAMARLQPLRPGGRLTAALASQISDGASGVLVASGAAVRAHGLVPRARIHHMSVRGADPILMLSAPIPATEYALRKTGMSIDDFDAVEINEAFASVVLSWLAETGADPARVNVNGGGIALGHPLGATGTKLFATLLNELERVGGRYGLQTMCEGGGTANVLIVERLG is encoded by the coding sequence ATGAGCGAGGCGTACATCATCGACGCGGTCCGCACGTCGGTCGGCAGGAGGAACGGCGCCCTCGCGTCGATCCACCCGATCGATCTGGGCGCCACGCTGATCCGTTCCGCGATGGCCCGCACGGACCTCGACCCGGCGGCCGTGGACGACGTCGTCCTCGGGTGCGTCGACGCGATCGGCGGACAGGCCGGCAACATCGCGCGCAGCGCCTGGCTCGCGGCGGGGATGCCCGAGGAGGTGCCGGGGACGACCGTCGACCGGCAGTGCGGATCGAGCCAGCAGGCACTGCATTTCGCGGCCCAGGCGGTGATGAGCGGGACGGCCGACCTCATCCTGGCCGGCGGCGTGCAGAGCATGAGCAGGATTCCGATCTCGGCGGCGATGACGGCCGGGCGCGAATTCGGCTTCGAGGACCCGTTCTCGGGATCGATCGGGTGGCGCCGGCGCTACGGCGACGAGGAGGTGTCGCAGTTCCACGGCGCCGAACTGATCGCCGAGAAGTGGGGCATCAGCCGCGAGGACATGGAGCGATGGGCGCTGCGCAGCCACGAACGGGCCCACACCGCCGCCGCGGAGGGCCGGTTCGCCCGCGAGATCGTGGCGGTCGGCGACGTCACGACCGACGAGTGCCCCCGCGAGACGAGCCTCGACGCGATGGCCCGGCTGCAGCCACTCCGGCCGGGCGGCCGACTGACGGCCGCGCTCGCGAGCCAGATCTCCGACGGCGCCAGCGGGGTGCTCGTCGCCTCGGGAGCGGCGGTCCGGGCGCACGGGCTGGTCCCGCGGGCCCGCATCCATCACATGAGCGTGCGCGGCGCCGACCCGATCCTCATGCTCAGCGCGCCCATCCCGGCGACCGAGTACGCACTGCGCAAAACCGGTATGAGCATCGACGACTTCGACGCCGTCGAGATCAACGAGGCGTTCGCGTCCGTGGTGCTGTCGTGGCTCGCCGAGACGGGCGCCGACCCGGCGCGGGTCAACGTCAACGGCGGCGGCATCGCGCTCGGTCACCCTCTCGGCGCGACCGGCACCAAACTGTTCGCGACCCTGCTCAACGAACTCGAGCGCGTCGGCGGGCGGTACGGCCTGCAGACCATGTGCGAGGGCGGCGGGACCGCGAACGTGCTCATCGTCGAGCGTCTGGGCTGA
- a CDS encoding AI-2E family transporter yields MSGDDSRAGTDRPASDGDDGRKANLRSLRVAIVYILLAVAAYQMSGWLFHHVRGFLGMLFLAWLASVTIEPVVDRLERLGLRRGAGTGLVLFGTILFGIGFVAIFGALLAEQLAQLLGALPDALTRVTEWANRTFGTDFATGKDLINVTPETVRDLAEKYTPGVLGIVSTLVGVVFQAATVLLFVFYMSAQGPQLRRTIASWFPARQQKVIASVWEISVDKAGGYVVSRLILAAFSAVATGLFFLVIGVPYWLPLAIWTGVVSQFIPTLGTYLAIGLPAIIAAAAQPLDAVWVVLFGTVYQQIENYILHPRVTSRTVSIHPAVAFGSVIVGASLFGAIGALVSVPVVAVIQAIVETYGRRYELVQEVDEGTAVAGESAGEESGGDDGDG; encoded by the coding sequence ATGAGCGGCGACGACTCGCGGGCCGGCACGGACCGACCGGCGTCGGACGGGGACGACGGCCGGAAGGCGAATCTGCGTTCGCTGCGGGTGGCGATCGTCTACATCCTGCTCGCCGTCGCCGCCTATCAGATGTCCGGTTGGCTGTTCCACCACGTCCGGGGCTTCCTCGGGATGCTCTTCCTCGCATGGCTCGCGAGCGTGACGATCGAGCCGGTCGTCGATCGACTCGAACGCCTGGGGCTACGGCGGGGGGCCGGGACCGGGCTGGTGCTGTTCGGGACCATTCTCTTCGGGATCGGGTTCGTCGCGATCTTCGGTGCTCTGCTCGCGGAGCAGCTCGCGCAGCTGCTCGGGGCGCTGCCCGACGCCCTCACCCGGGTCACCGAGTGGGCCAATCGCACGTTCGGCACCGACTTCGCGACGGGCAAGGACCTGATCAACGTCACGCCGGAGACGGTGCGAGACCTGGCCGAGAAGTACACCCCCGGCGTGCTGGGGATCGTCTCCACGTTGGTGGGCGTGGTCTTCCAGGCCGCCACCGTGCTGCTGTTCGTGTTCTACATGTCGGCGCAGGGCCCGCAGCTGCGCCGCACCATCGCGAGCTGGTTCCCGGCCCGTCAGCAGAAGGTCATCGCGTCGGTGTGGGAGATCTCGGTCGACAAGGCCGGCGGCTACGTGGTGTCGCGGCTGATCCTGGCCGCGTTCAGTGCGGTCGCCACCGGGCTGTTCTTCCTGGTGATCGGCGTGCCGTACTGGCTGCCACTCGCGATCTGGACGGGTGTGGTCTCGCAGTTCATCCCCACGCTCGGAACCTATCTGGCGATCGGGTTGCCCGCGATCATCGCGGCGGCCGCGCAACCCCTCGACGCGGTGTGGGTGGTGCTGTTCGGCACCGTGTACCAGCAGATCGAGAACTACATCCTCCACCCCCGCGTCACCTCCCGTACGGTGTCGATCCATCCCGCGGTCGCGTTCGGGTCGGTCATCGTCGGGGCGTCGCTGTTCGGCGCGATCGGGGCGCTGGTGTCGGTGCCGGTGGTCGCGGTGATCCAGGCGATCGTCGAAACCTACGGTCGCCGTTACGAACTCGTCCAGGAGGTCGACGAGGGCACGGCCGTCGCGGGCGAGTCCGCCGGCGAGGAGAGCGGCGGGGACGACGGCGACGGCTGA
- a CDS encoding AMP-binding protein: MATVHRERALAAPGEVALRDSRTELSWTDVDRVVNRVADGLHGLDLGPDRRVAVFARNSVETVLAHVGIVHAGCSPVPTSFHLTAPELAYILTDSRAAALFVGPENAAVGYEAARRAGVPVVVGWRCPDGDGDVVPWDRWLAAASDDDPPADVPALPFLSYTSGTTGTPKGVNALAGSPVPGTTVDEYVRSLRTLPLAQWPGHLVVGPLHHTGPLAGVRLVACGLPVTVLEKFDAEAVLATVARYRIATTLMVPTHFHRLLALPGDVRARYDVGSLRLVTHTGATCPPDVKRAMIDWFGPVLFDSYGGSESGPLCGISTEDWLERPGSVGRVRPPFVRAVAVAADGTELPPGAVGRLAFEERDGRSVAYLNAEQKTSEALIRPGLFTLGDIGYVDADGFVFITDRATDMIISGGVNIYPAEIEHVLLAHPDVADVAVIGVPDPEMGESVLAVVVPRGGAPTAADLVAHCRTALAGYKVPRAFEFRDDLGRTAMGKLAKRLLREPYWTARAQPSPSSPPLSSPADSPATAVPSSTSWTSS, from the coding sequence GTGGCAACCGTGCATCGTGAGCGCGCGCTCGCAGCGCCCGGCGAGGTCGCGCTGCGCGACTCCCGCACCGAACTGTCGTGGACCGACGTCGATCGGGTGGTCAATCGGGTCGCGGACGGGTTGCACGGCCTCGATCTCGGTCCGGATCGCCGCGTCGCGGTGTTCGCGCGCAATTCGGTCGAGACGGTGCTGGCGCACGTGGGCATCGTTCACGCCGGCTGCTCCCCCGTGCCCACCAGCTTTCATCTCACGGCCCCGGAGCTGGCGTACATCCTCACGGACTCCCGGGCCGCGGCGCTGTTCGTCGGACCCGAGAACGCCGCCGTCGGGTACGAGGCGGCGCGCCGGGCCGGGGTGCCGGTGGTGGTCGGCTGGCGGTGCCCCGACGGGGACGGCGACGTCGTCCCGTGGGACCGCTGGCTCGCCGCCGCGTCCGACGACGACCCGCCCGCGGACGTGCCCGCGCTGCCGTTCCTGTCGTACACCTCCGGCACCACCGGCACCCCCAAGGGCGTCAACGCGCTCGCGGGCAGCCCGGTCCCGGGAACGACGGTGGACGAGTACGTGCGCTCGCTGCGCACGCTCCCGCTCGCGCAGTGGCCGGGCCATCTGGTCGTCGGCCCGCTGCACCACACCGGTCCCCTCGCCGGCGTGCGACTGGTGGCGTGCGGGCTCCCGGTGACCGTCCTCGAGAAGTTCGACGCCGAAGCCGTCCTCGCGACCGTCGCCCGGTACCGGATCGCGACGACGCTCATGGTGCCGACGCACTTCCACCGGCTGCTCGCGCTCCCCGGTGACGTCCGCGCGCGCTACGACGTCGGCTCGCTCCGCCTCGTGACGCACACCGGCGCGACGTGCCCGCCCGACGTCAAGCGCGCGATGATCGACTGGTTCGGCCCGGTGCTCTTCGACTCCTACGGCGGCAGCGAATCCGGTCCGCTGTGCGGGATCTCCACCGAGGACTGGCTCGAGCGGCCGGGCAGCGTCGGACGGGTGCGCCCGCCGTTCGTGCGGGCGGTCGCGGTGGCTGCCGACGGCACCGAACTGCCGCCCGGCGCCGTGGGGCGGCTGGCGTTCGAGGAACGCGACGGCCGCTCCGTCGCGTACCTGAACGCCGAGCAGAAGACCTCCGAGGCGCTGATCCGCCCGGGCCTGTTCACCCTCGGCGACATCGGGTACGTCGACGCCGACGGGTTCGTGTTCATCACCGATCGTGCGACCGACATGATCATCTCGGGTGGGGTGAACATCTATCCCGCCGAGATCGAGCACGTCCTGCTCGCCCATCCCGACGTCGCGGACGTGGCGGTGATCGGCGTACCGGACCCGGAGATGGGCGAATCGGTGCTGGCCGTCGTGGTTCCCCGCGGCGGGGCACCGACGGCCGCCGACCTCGTCGCGCACTGCCGCACCGCGCTGGCCGGGTACAAGGTGCCGCGCGCGTTCGAGTTCCGCGACGATCTCGGGCGTACTGCGATGGGCAAGCTCGCCAAACGGCTTCTGCGGGAGCCGTACTGGACGGCGCGGGCTCAGCCGTCGCCGTCGTCCCCGCCGCTCTCCTCGCCGGCGGACTCGCCCGCGACGGCCGTGCCCTCGTCGACCTCCTGGACGAGTTCGTAA